AAGAAACTCTCACCTCTCATGCCTCCCCAACTTTGAGAATCTGGATCGGCTTCATCCTCGACCATCTCAGCAGCCTTCCAAAAAAGTAcaccattcattttgaattcacACGATTTACAGATGGTTTATGCTTCTGTGTCGGGCTGCCGGTAGAAGTGACGCATTCCGCTGTAGTGTGCCGCCCAGTCACTAGGGGGGATGTATCCTCGCTTTCGTAGTGCTATATATAGGACTCCTTGGTTTCTTTAAGACAGTACAGAAAATGTGACCTAGGGGGACATACTttgttgccgtactagaataaagtgtaattgcacatccactcactgggtggcagtgccgctctcattttcagagtgtgcgcagtatttttgaaccaaacaaaagcacacagcaaagagcaccggagacatgaagagctaagacgaggaaatatgacaaagcgtatgtAATGTTTGGCTTTggcctttaattttttcattcagTGGGAGACGAGAAAAGACCAGACTTTTGTCAATTAtctcgctttgtcagtgttacatcagtaaaccagcgagcactgttagcatcatataaggttagCATACCAATAACCAAGTTGCTCAATTGCACATCCTTTCAGtgagtggcagtggcgctcttatTTTTGAAGCAAACAAGAGGACACAGTAAAGACCACTGGAGATGTGAAGAgcaaagacgaggaaatatgacgaagcgtatgtagcttttggctttgacttttaatgcaGCGGGAGACGAGTAAAGACCAGTCCGTTTACTGTTTCTAAAAATGAttacagcggacagcaggaagccaaatcaattaagatgtcacttaaagacatcagaccccaatcacattgacaagccttttgattttttttttcagcaaaaacgtgccgaatattgccaacaattgtcctGCTTTGTTGGTGTTATattagtaaaccagtgagcactgttagcgtaCCTCCACACcataaaggagctgatactgcctgcagcaaaaataaaaactgtccctccatCCAACgacactttttgtttttgttctattaattctaaatcttaaatctattaattttagttttttcggtcaaattgtttgccATATtgtcattagggctgcagctatcgattattttagtagtcgattattaTTTCGAATAATCGGGTAATCTGATTAAGAGTAATAAATGCGTTGCAtaatcaattttaggagatgtaaaactaaggcttgctaagattgcagtaCCAAAATAGCATCAAATGcgaatacacaaaaaaaattcccGAGTGCTTCTAACTATGCAAaactgcactttcatttcaaaataaattaaaatacctgagcttaaaataaacaaaagaggatctaagtacaacaaaagaacaattggctaacatgcatagcaaaagtccgcaagcttaaatgctataaaatgctaactttttttgacaatgctcttaacaaatcatttaaacacataatcccccaaaaaacaactaaatatataacatattagctcaaacaaaaacatatcttggtcttaacagggagcagctggattcagccatgttaaatgagttatgtcatattcacttttctcactagagggcattgtatccacccaaaccaataaaactaaatgcactttcactttcaaaacaaaccattactacgccactctaattcaacaaatactcgaagcagcaaaatttaatttgaagttttttttctaatcgaattaatcaactaatcgttgcagcactaattgtcaTAACAACGGTCTAGCTTGAAAATCGTGAGCCATAATTGCCTTAGAAATCTCTTTGACTTCTAAATTGCTGCCACGACAACCGAGCCGGCGGAGACTTCATGAGGGCAGTAAGGGGAAGACAGGAAAGCTTTGCACAAGTACGTGGCGCTCCCAAGAAAAAATGGGCGCTGGGGATggccaagacatctacaagccgacGTCTGGACCACCAAATCCCACCATCAGCTCACCATCATCCTCTCCTcacacaaggaacatctgatgaCGGAGGAACCTGCGACTGAGAAGttgacactcagcactcacgtcGCGCAGAAGctggcaaaatcctcaactatcgttgccctgacaacagtaacgcccgaacacacccttcttccggaccaaagcccgcctcaccagagcctttaaaaaactgaatgtttaactaatcgttgtcattttacctcgggaatcttttgttgacctgTGACCCCGGATCCAGCCGTCCTCTTCGTCTGggtctgtttgctgtttttgccttgctgtctgattgctgtcgacttggaataaattgtcaacttgtgtttcgaagccttcttctagcttttaaaatggtgtcagcgcaaggggttaaaactaaggtgaacacgcagagtttggccttttggccggggtgGAGTTGTGCCAGCCCAGGTCATTGGAATTGTGCTAGTGTGAGTTTGGCggtttagggttaggtaggTTAAATTCTAATACTAAAAAAGAAAACGgtattcaagcaaattgtttTTATTCGTCATTACTGGGATCAAGAACTGGCGTGTTGACCTGGGTCAGTGGTTTGGATAGTGGGTCCAGTGAACTTCAGTGGCTAATTTCCCTTACTGTCCGCGCAGAAAACTtttgcggaggtggtctgtccgaccaCTGAAACAGTTGAGGTGAATTTGCCACACTTGTTCACCCGCCAAACGGAACGTACGAAGAGATATTTTTGGATATCAGCGGGCAGATTTGACGATCTCCTTCACAGAATTAACTCTTTAATATCACACAGTAGCAATAGCAATCACTGAAACGACGTTTTATGTGGACTAATCACAGTCCTTGCCATTCACGTAGCAACGTGTAGTCAGGATTTTTGTGAGGCAACTATGGCATCGCCcagacgcagaagcataacagcCCGTTTAGCCCAACGTGAGTTCCAGTTACAACTTTTGCATGTTAGCTTTAGCCTCTATTCGCTCCCAGTCCGATCCTCACCTTGTAAATGCCGTTTCTTCCATAACCCGGTAAAGATGCAGATTTATAATGAGGAAAATCtgaaaaaacatgtaaaaaacaCTACTTTGGACTTGTTTCTTAAATAACCCTGAACAAATTTGTGACTGACTTGGCTGACATGTATTCAGTGGCAAACTGCAGGTGGACTTGGACGACGGGTGGTGGTCTTCAGGACCCGTCTGGCTATCAATGTCGCTCTTTGATATCATCCAACTGGGCCGCTGGAACGCAAAAAAAGATGAATAAGGTCAAAATTTGGACGGAACGTGGTAAAATCCTACGTTTATAAAATGATCGTCTCACCTTGCTGTCGTCGCCGTCCTGCCAGGAAGTCCTGGAAACTGCGTAAAGAGTTTCAAACAGAAGTCATACGTTGTCCTATACCACCTTAAACACGTTGTTCTAgaacaggggtcagcaacccgcgaCTCTAGAGCCAGATGTGGCTCTTTAGCAATGCTCTAATGGCTCCCTGGagcctttttaaaaatgtttgaaaatggaaaaagattggGGAGTCAAATACATcctttgttttaatatggtttctgtgaGACGACAAACACACGGAGCCCCAAAAAGGACATCTACAGAAATTAAATTCAAGCAATTTGatccgcaccagattgtttcttgtgcgcaccagaaacttatctggtaaacattaggatTATATAGTATTAAAGCtcgtgacttttgctatgcaagttagccaatagttGTAAACATTAGTTTTACAGTAaagagcatttaagctagcggacctttgctacgcaagttagagaattgttgtaaacattaacattatatagtatttaagacagcggacttttgctacgcaagctagagatttttgtaaacattagcattatatagcatttaagctacctgacttttgctatgcaagttagccaatagttgtaaacattaacattatatagcattaaagctagcagacttttgctatgccaagttagccaattgttgtaaacattagcattacagtttatggcatttaagttagcggacttttgctatgcaaattagccaattgttgcaaacaATAGCATTAAAGtatatagcattcaagctagcggacttttgcgacgGAAGTTAGCAAAATGAGACAGAATTTTATTCAATTTCatttggaaaaacaaaatacattacATAAAAAAGAATTATGATGAATAATGTAGCTTGAGGAGGCTTTAACGCTTTGGACTTTTGAAAAATCCCAACTCAATATGGAATTTCATCACTACACACATTTTTAAATCTGTAGGAGGTCTGGAATTTTTGTCGAGAAAATCTTAAATCTGAGTAAATCTTATTTTAATTTAggcaaaatttcacattcactgTGTAAAATACGCGAATCAAAGAccaaatttttatgtttttggaaaaatgttttctttatatttgGACGATTTAGGTTCCTCTTTGAACCCTAAGGTTATAAGGACCAAAAAACATTGCAAACAATACAGCTTGTGTTGAAAATATCCTCGacccttttatttattattcttgTTGTAGTAAATTGTTGATTATATGTGAATTGCCTTGCCCtatgtttgtatatttgttgttaataaagtttgtttaaaaaataaaataaaaaaaagttagccaattgttactTGTGCGCAACAGAAACTATTTGGTaatcattagcattatatagacagacttttgctatgcatgtttgccaattgttgtaaacgttagcattacagtatatagcatttgagctagcggacctttggtttgcaagttagccaattgttgtaaacattagcattacattatatagcatttaggctagcggacttttgctatgcaagttagccaattgttgtaaacattagcattatatagcatttaagctagcagactttttccatgcaagttatccaattgttgcaaacattagcattatatagcatttaagctaactgaCTTTTGCGATGGAacttagccaattgcaacaattcaacaattggctaattcgcATTCCCAAAGCCACTTGCAaattccactagcttaaatgctatataatgctaatgtttaccagatagtttctggtgcgcaccagattacttaggtaatacagatacatacagtatgtgctgcCTTCATTGTCAGGCTTAGATACGGCTTTCAATTATTTGATGTTCCAGACatataatttgttttttgtttaatcGTCTGATATggatctttcaacattttgggttgctgacccctcccTGTTCTTTAACAACGTTGTTGTTTTGCAGAAAAGCAGCATTACATCAGGGGTGTCACAACTTTTCTCTTCAGGATACAACGGCCATTTTTAGAACAAAATTCTGAATTCCTATAGTTTCCTAAACTGTTTCCATCAGGTTTTGACCCCTGAGCTAATGGGGAGGCACTGTTTAAGTGAATAGTTCCATCTAATGTTAAAGCTGAGAAGTAGGCTTAATTGTAGCTTCTTCTCAGGccttagtttggacaccccttgtCTACAAGGAATAgcgagtgggaaaggtgcatgcTACCCTAGGAGAGGGAGTGTTAAATAGGAAGTGGACTGTACCATGCTGTTTGTAGATGGGGGGTTTTCTATAGATATTATCTTTGACTTCAGTCTCTGGAAATGCAAAGAGAAGAAATCAAATGAAAGACAAAGAGGGGAAGAGCGAGGAGACAGAcgcacagagagagagagagagaagcatgggttagcagttattttgtgGATGAGAAGCCAAAACATTCTGCGCTCGACAGAATTGTGGAATTTTCAAGGGCTTGCCTCGAAAAATTCCCGTCATCCGTGCATTCCAGGTTAAATCCCCCTTAAGCGCACTTACCTGGTATGTGGAAATGGCGAGGGGCAGCCATGTACGTGGAAGTGGACGACGGGGATTTGCCATCAGAATAGGTGGATAAACTGGGAGTACTCCGACCACTTTCGCTACCTGAAAGTGTGTAATCTGTAGTAAGCGACCATGTTTAGGATGAGTGATGTGTTCAACAGGCACACCACATTACATCATGGGCTTCTCAAACATATGGAGTCCAGGGAGAATTTGTTTCAAGAAACCCCGCGTAATCCTAACAACAATTAGATTAATTTGAAACTAGCCCAAAAAAACAAGCTAATCGAATTCTGACGGACCCCTTGTTTGAGAACCCCTGCAATGTCACAGGCAAGACTTGCAGAAGACCACAAATACACACAATCGTGCTGTTAATCTGGTCTCGGGAAATTCAGGTTTGAATCGACTAACTACGGCCCGTAGATGGCGGCATTGCGGCGCTTCGGCTCTGAATCAGTCGTGGGGGTGAGAGGCGCCGGACGAGTTTAGGCACCTCTCAAAAAGATATTTCATGGAGTGACGACACCACAATACCAGACGACATCACAAATATTGGCTAACCGTTCCACTGAGGTTGAGGGACAGAAGAGAACCGGAGTTTTACCATTAGGGGAAGGGAAACTGAGATGCAAGGATGTCCTAGGTAGGGGGTCTTGTTTGAATCCTGAGAGATAATGAGGAGATTATTAGGATGccatgcttaaaaaaaaaacagtggttAAAAGTCATGTTTACTAAAAAGTCAGGATGCATCACAGCAAGCCATTCTTCAAGTCCAGTGAGCTCCAAAAAAGACAATGTTGGATTTGCTGGGGGTGGAACTGAACAATAAAGCTGATGATGATATGAACCTTAACTCAAACTTCTACTGTTCTTAACCCTAACTCTAGGCTTTTGTCCACCAATCCAGCAAATTGTCAACCGTCTGCCAGGAACGAGGCCTCGGTGGAGGGATACCTCGGAAGTAAgggatgaagttgtgctgctGCAGCATGGACAACGTGGTGGGGTTCAGGTGTAACGACACACCTCTACCCATACCCCACGGTGTGGCGCTACCGGGACTGCTACAACCTTCGGTGCCCTGGGAATGCTGCACGGGGACGGAAGGGGACACTGCCCTGGCCAAGCTGGAGGTGAACTTGACACCACCCGAGAGTGGGCCCAGTGTAGCCGGGCACTCCACTTCTGGTCCTGATTGTCAAATATTGTCACGGAATGAGGAAAAATGCCAAAAACGAAGGTAAACGATGAACCCGTGTTTCTAACGGGGGTGCAACATACAGAACAGAGTACTCATCTTTAAGCGGTACATAAAAACACAATTGTTTCTGAAGATAGGTAACATCAGTACCTGGTCGGCTGTTGTTCTGAGGGGATCGGGACGGAGTGTAACGTCCGTAGCCCCCCATGGAGCTATTGGAACTGGGGCTGGAGGGCCTGTGCTGACAGGGTGACTTCTCCCCTTCGCCCTGGATGCGCAAGACCAATCGAGAATCCGTTTTTTGCAGCCCCGATAGAACCCCCAACCAAAAACGAAGGCTCGTCTACCGTCTACCTCGCCGTAGTGCCTCTCTTCAGACGGGTAGCTGACGTAGGGCGAGTACGACAGCATATCCGGTCGGTCAATGTTGTAGATGGCCTTGGTTTTCGGAAGGGCTGCCAAGTCCTTGTAGTCCAGCGTCTCTTCTCCCAGCTTCGCCTGCCGACCGAGAACCCCGTGATGCAAAAAAAGAACTGCCAACAGACAGTCGAAAGTGTCTTACGAAAATGACTCTGTTGGGAGAGCCTGAGGCACTGGACGCCGGGACGGATGTGATGCTTTCAGACGAAGTCCGGGTCACCTGGAACAAAGTCTCAAATGATCAAGCAGTGTTTCCCAAACAATAGTTTTCATTGCTAAAATACCAGACTATTTAAAACCTTATCCCGCCTTACCAGCCAAGTCCTTACCTTACTCTTCTCTTCCTGCTTGGCAGCTTGTCTGCAAGGGGGATGCCAGATTGAAGATCCTACAAAAGCCGGACGAGTTTTTAGTTTTCGTTGACACTGACAGCCACCTGCCAACATTTGAGGAAACTTCTACCTTGGAGATACATCTCCTCTCCTTCTGCAAACATCTGCTCGCAACGGGCACAGCGAGCACATGACGGATGATAGTGCTTCTCTCCAGCCTGTTAAATGACAAACACACCCAAGATGTTGATCATCACAGTTGTGATATATTCCTAGGAAAGACCACTAGGCGGAGCTGTACAGTAGCCACGGTACATGCTGCGTTACCTCCAGGACTTTTCCAGTGATGTACTTCTTACAGCTCTCGCACTGGATGCCAAACATGGCGTGGTAGTCCATCTCGCAAAAGGGAATCCCGTCCCTTAAGAAAATAAGCATGTTAAACCAAAAAATATAATCGGAGTGGGGGCCGTCATCAAACACTCACTTGCTAATGTACTCGGCGTTTAGGACCTTGTTGCACACTTTACACTTGAAGCAGCCCAGGTGCCAGTGCTTGTCCAGGGCTACGAGGGACTGTTCGTTCTTAAACTCCTTCCCGCAGCCGCAGCAGTCTAGGCGGAAACCGACAGTCTGCTTGACCGTCTataccaggggtcggcaacccaaaatgttgaaagagccatgtcggaccaataaacaaaaaacaactgt
This sequence is a window from Corythoichthys intestinalis isolate RoL2023-P3 chromosome 13, ASM3026506v1, whole genome shotgun sequence. Protein-coding genes within it:
- the ablim2 gene encoding actin-binding LIM protein 2 isoform X8, whose amino-acid sequence is MPEKTVIQQQAVQSPPKTGRGPVSCQNCGKPCKGEALRVQNKHFHIKCFVCKVCGCELANGGFFLRQGEYMCTQDYQRLYGTRCFSCQDFIEGEVVSALGKTYHPHCFVCASCKQPFPAGERVTFNGKDCICQSCTQPLPPNSPAPIQAVHNCCGCGKEFKNEQSLVALDKHWHLGCFKCKVCNKVLNAEYISKDGIPFCEMDYHAMFGIQCESCKKYITGKVLEAGEKHYHPSCARCARCEQMFAEGEEMYLQGSSIWHPPCRQAAKQEEKSKVTRTSSESITSVPASSASGSPNRVIFAKLGEETLDYKDLAALPKTKAIYNIDRPDMLSYSPYVSYPSEERHYGEGEGEKSPCQHRPSSPSSNSSMGGYGRYTPSRSPQNNSRPETEVKDNIYRKPPIYKQHVSRTSWQDGDDSKRPSWMISKSDIDSQTGPEDHHPSSKSTCSLPLNTCQPNFPHYKSASLPGYGRNGIYKAAEMVEDEADPDSQSWGGMREYKVRVPVFYVAGCPTVHAYFRRFPQVYPYEMLAVTNRVKVKLPRDIDRTRLERHLSPEDFQRVFGMTLDIFERLALWKRNDLKKRARLF
- the ablim2 gene encoding actin-binding LIM protein 2 isoform X4, whose protein sequence is MPEKTVIQQQAVQSPPKTGRGPVSCQNCGKPCKGEALRVQNKHFHIKCFVCKVCGCELANGGFFLRQGEYMCTQDYQRLYGTRCFSCQDFIEGEVVSALGKTYHPHCFVCASCKQPFPAGERVTFNGKDCICQSCTQPLPPNSPAPIQAVHNCCGCGKEFKNEQSLVALDKHWHLGCFKCKVCNKVLNAEYISKDGIPFCEMDYHAMFGIQCESCKKYITGKVLEAGEKHYHPSCARCARCEQMFAEGEEMYLQGSSIWHPPCRQAAKQEEKSKVTRTSSESITSVPASSASGSPNRVIFAKLGEETLDYKDLAALPKTKAIYNIDRPDMLSYSPYVSYPSEERHYGEGEGEKSPCQHRPSSPSSNSSMGGYGRYTPSRSPQNNSRPGPEVECPATLGPLSGGVKFTSSLARAVSPSVPVQHSQGTEGCSSPGSATPWGMGRGVSLHLNPTTLSMLQQHNFIPYFRGSESGRSTPSLSTYSDGKSPSSTSTYMAAPRHFHIPVSRTSWQDGDDSKRPSWMISKSDIDSQTGPEDHHPSSKSTCSLPLNTCQPNFPHYKSASLPGYGRNGIYKAAEMVEDEADPDSQSWGGMREYKVRVPVFYVAGCPTVHAYFRRFPQVYPYEMLAVTNRVKVKLPRDIDRTRLERHLSPEDFQRVFGMTLDIFERLALWKRNDLKKRARLF
- the ablim2 gene encoding actin-binding LIM protein 2 isoform X1; its protein translation is MPEKTVIQQQAVQSPPKTGRGPVSCQNCGKPCKGEALRVQNKHFHIKCFVCKVCGCELANGGFFLRQGEYMCTQDYQRLYGTRCFSCQDFIEGEVVSALGKTYHPHCFVCASCKQPFPAGERVTFNGKDCICQSCTQPLPPNSPAPIQAVHNCCGCGKEFKNEQSLVALDKHWHLGCFKCKVCNKVLNAEYISKDGIPFCEMDYHAMFGIQCESCKKYITGKVLEAGEKHYHPSCARCARCEQMFAEGEEMYLQGSSIWHPPCRQAAKQEEKSKVTRTSSESITSVPASSASGSPNRVIFAKLGEETLDYKDLAALPKTKAIYNIDRPDMLSYSPYVSYPSEERHYGEGEGEKSPCQHRPSSPSSNSSMGGYGRYTPSRSPQNNSRPGPEVECPATLGPLSGGVKFTSSLARAVSPSVPVQHSQGTEGCSSPGSATPWGMGRGVSLHLNPTTLSMLQQHNFIPYFRGSESGRSTPSLSTYSDGKSPSSTSTYMAAPRHFHIPETEVKDNIYRKPPIYKQHVSRTSWQDGDDSKRPSWMISKSDIDSQTGPEDHHPSSKSTCSLPLNTCQPNFPHYKSASLPGYGRNGIYKAAEMVEDEADPDSQSWGGMREYKVRVPVFYVAGCPTVHAYFRRFPQVYPYEMLAVTNRVKVKLPRDIDRTRLERHLSPEDFQRVFGMTLDIFERLALWKRNDLKKRARLF
- the ablim2 gene encoding actin-binding LIM protein 2 isoform X3, with product MPEKTVIQQQAVQSPPKTGRGPVSCQNCGKPCKGEALRVQNKHFHIKCFVCKVCGCELANGGFFLRQGEYMCTQDYQRLYGTRCFSCQDFIEGEVVSALGKTYHPHCFVCASCKQPFPAGERVTFNGKDCICQSCTQPLPPNSPAPIQAVHNCCGCGKEFKNEQSLVALDKHWHLGCFKCKVCNKVLNAEYISKDGIPFCEMDYHAMFGIQCESCKKYITGKVLEAGEKHYHPSCARCARCEQMFAEGEEMYLQGSSIWHPPCRQAAKQEEKSKVTRTSSESITSVPASSASGSPNRVIFAKLGEETLDYKDLAALPKTKAIYNIDRPDMLSYSPYVSYPSEERHYGEGEGEKSPCQHRPSSPSSNSSMGGYGRYTPSRSPQNNSRPGPEVECPATLGPLSGGVKFTSSLARAVSPSVPVQHSQGTEGCSSPGSATPWGMGRGVSLHLNPTTLSMLQQHNFIPYFRGSESGRSTPSLSTYSDGKSPSSTSTYMAAPRHFHIPETEVKDNIYRKPPIYKQHVSRTSWQDGDDSKRPSWMISKSDIDSQTGPEDHHPSSKSTCSLPLNTYFPHYKSASLPGYGRNGIYKAAEMVEDEADPDSQSWGGMREYKVRVPVFYVAGCPTVHAYFRRFPQVYPYEMLAVTNRVKVKLPRDIDRTRLERHLSPEDFQRVFGMTLDIFERLALWKRNDLKKRARLF
- the ablim2 gene encoding actin-binding LIM protein 2 isoform X2, with protein sequence MSSTVIQQQAVQSPPKTGRGPVSCQNCGKPCKGEALRVQNKHFHIKCFVCKVCGCELANGGFFLRQGEYMCTQDYQRLYGTRCFSCQDFIEGEVVSALGKTYHPHCFVCASCKQPFPAGERVTFNGKDCICQSCTQPLPPNSPAPIQAVHNCCGCGKEFKNEQSLVALDKHWHLGCFKCKVCNKVLNAEYISKDGIPFCEMDYHAMFGIQCESCKKYITGKVLEAGEKHYHPSCARCARCEQMFAEGEEMYLQGSSIWHPPCRQAAKQEEKSKVTRTSSESITSVPASSASGSPNRVIFAKLGEETLDYKDLAALPKTKAIYNIDRPDMLSYSPYVSYPSEERHYGEGEGEKSPCQHRPSSPSSNSSMGGYGRYTPSRSPQNNSRPGPEVECPATLGPLSGGVKFTSSLARAVSPSVPVQHSQGTEGCSSPGSATPWGMGRGVSLHLNPTTLSMLQQHNFIPYFRGSESGRSTPSLSTYSDGKSPSSTSTYMAAPRHFHIPETEVKDNIYRKPPIYKQHVSRTSWQDGDDSKRPSWMISKSDIDSQTGPEDHHPSSKSTCSLPLNTCQPNFPHYKSASLPGYGRNGIYKAAEMVEDEADPDSQSWGGMREYKVRVPVFYVAGCPTVHAYFRRFPQVYPYEMLAVTNRVKVKLPRDIDRTRLERHLSPEDFQRVFGMTLDIFERLALWKRNDLKKRARLF
- the ablim2 gene encoding actin-binding LIM protein 2 isoform X6, whose protein sequence is MPEKTVIQQQAVQSPPKTGRGPVSCQNCGKPCKGEALRVQNKHFHIKCFVCKVCGCELANGGFFLRQGEYMCTQDYQRLYGTRCFSCQDFIEGEVVSALGKTYHPHCFVCASCKQPFPAGERVTFNGKDCICQSCTQPLPPNSPAPIQAVHNCCGCGKEFKNEQSLVALDKHWHLGCFKCKVCNKVLNAEYISKDGIPFCEMDYHAMFGIQCESCKKYITGKVLEAGEKHYHPSCARCARCEQMFAEGEEMYLQGSSIWHPPCRQAAKQEEKSKVTRTSSESITSVPASSASGSPNRVIFAKLGEETLDYKDLAALPKTKAIYNIDRPDMLSYSPYVSYPSEERHYGEGEGEKSPCQHRPSSPSSNSSMGGYGRYTPSRSPQNNSRPGSESGRSTPSLSTYSDGKSPSSTSTYMAAPRHFHIPETEVKDNIYRKPPIYKQHVSRTSWQDGDDSKRPSWMISKSDIDSQTGPEDHHPSSKSTCSLPLNTCQPNFPHYKSASLPGYGRNGIYKAAEMVEDEADPDSQSWGGMREYKVRVPVFYVAGCPTVHAYFRRFPQVYPYEMLAVTNRVKVKLPRDIDRTRLERHLSPEDFQRVFGMTLDIFERLALWKRNDLKKRARLF
- the ablim2 gene encoding actin-binding LIM protein 2 isoform X7, whose amino-acid sequence is MPEKTVIQQQAVQSPPKTGRGPVSCQNCGKPCKGEALRVQNKHFHIKCFVCKVCGCELANGGFFLRQGEYMCTQDYQRLYGTRCFSCQDFIEGEVVSALGKTYHPHCFVCASCKQPFPAGERVTFNGKDCICQSCTQPLPPNSPAPIQAVHNCCGCGKEFKNEQSLVALDKHWHLGCFKCKVCNKVLNAEYISKDGIPFCEMDYHAMFGIQCESCKKYITGKVLEAGEKHYHPSCARCARCEQMFAEGEEMYLQGSSIWHPPCRQAAKQEEKSKVTRTSSESITSVPASSASGSPNRVIFAKLGEETLDYKDLAALPKTKAIYNIDRPDMLSYSPYVSYPSEERHYGEGEGEKSPCQHRPSSPSSNSSMGGYGRYTPSRSPQNNSRPGSESGRSTPSLSTYSDGKSPSSTSTYMAAPRHFHIPVSRTSWQDGDDSKRPSWMISKSDIDSQTGPEDHHPSSKSTCSLPLNTCQPNFPHYKSASLPGYGRNGIYKAAEMVEDEADPDSQSWGGMREYKVRVPVFYVAGCPTVHAYFRRFPQVYPYEMLAVTNRVKVKLPRDIDRTRLERHLSPEDFQRVFGMTLDIFERLALWKRNDLKKRARLF
- the ablim2 gene encoding actin-binding LIM protein 2 isoform X5 — its product is MPEKTVIQQQAVQSPPKTGRGPVSCQNCGKPCKGEALRVQNKHFHIKCFVCKVCGCELANGGFFLRQGEYMCTQDYQRLYGTRCFSCQDFIEGEVVSALGKTYHPHCFVCASCKQPFPAGERVTFNGKDCICQSCTQPLPPNSPAPIQAVHNCCGCGKEFKNEQSLVALDKHWHLGCFKCKVCNKVLNAEYISKDGIPFCEMDYHAMFGIQCESCKKYITGKVLEAGEKHYHPSCARCARCEQMFAEGEEMYLQGSSIWHPPCRQAAKQEEKSKVTRTSSESITSVPASSASGSPNRVIFAKLGEETLDYKDLAALPKTKAIYNIDRPDMLSYSPYVSYPSEERHYGEGEGEKSPCQHRPSSPSSNSSMGGYGRYTPSRSPQNNSRPGFKQDPLPRTSLHLSFPSPNGSESGRSTPSLSTYSDGKSPSSTSTYMAAPRHFHIPETEVKDNIYRKPPIYKQHVSRTSWQDGDDSKRPSWMISKSDIDSQTGPEDHHPSSKSTCSLPLNTCQPNFPHYKSASLPGYGRNGIYKAAEMVEDEADPDSQSWGGMREYKVRVPVFYVAGCPTVHAYFRRFPQVYPYEMLAVTNRVKVKLPRDIDRTRLERHLSPEDFQRVFGMTLDIFERLALWKRNDLKKRARLF